One Microtus pennsylvanicus isolate mMicPen1 chromosome 3, mMicPen1.hap1, whole genome shotgun sequence DNA window includes the following coding sequences:
- the Ccr4 gene encoding C-C chemokine receptor type 4, whose amino-acid sequence MKPTDVADTTTQDENVYSYYYDGNIPKPCTKEGIKAFGELFLPPLYSLVFLFGLFGNSVVVLVLFKYKRLKSMTDVYLLNLAISDLLFVLSLPFWAYYAADQWVFGLGLCKIVSWMYLVSFYSGIFFIMLMSIDRYLAIVHAVFSLKARTLTYGVITSLVTWSVAVFASLPGLLFSTCYTEHNHTYCKTKYSVSSTTWKVLGSLEINVLGLVIPLGIMLFCYSMIIRTLQHCKNEKKSRAVRMIFAVVVLFLGFWTPYNVVLFLETLVELEVFQNCTLQRRLDFAIQVTETVAFIHCCLNPVIYFFLGEKFRKYIAHLFRTCRGPLVLCQYCDFLQIYSADTPSSSYTQSTVDHDLRDAL is encoded by the coding sequence ATGAAACCCACGGATGTAGCAGACACCACCACCCAGGATGAAAACGTGTACAGTTATTACTACGACGGAAACATTCCCAAACCTTGCACCAAGGAAGGTATCAAGGCCTTTGgggagctcttcctgcctcctctttattCCTTGGTCTTTCTGTTTGGTCTGTTTGGAAACTCTGTTGTAGTTCTGGTGTTGTTCAAGTACAAGAGACTCAAATCCATGACCGACGTGTACCTGCTGAACCTCGCCATCTCAGATCTGCTGTTTGTTCTTTCGCTCCCGTTCTGGGCCTACTACGCCGCTGACCAGTGGGTTTTTGGATTGGGTCTGTGCAAGATTGTGTCATGGATGTACCTGGTGAGCTTTTACAGTGGCATCTTCTTCATCATGCTCATGAGCATCGATAGGTACCTGGCCATCGTGCACGCGGTGTTTTCCTTGAAAGCGAGGACTCTGACCTATGGGGTCATCACCAGCTTGGTCACGTGGTCAGTGGCTGTGTTCGCCTCCCTTCCGGGCCTCTTGTTCAGCACTTGCTACACAGAGCACAATCACACGTACTGCAAGACCAAGTACTCAGTCAGCTCGACCACCTGGAAGGTCCTCGGCTCCCTGGAGATCAACGTCCTGGGGCTGGTCATCCCGCTGGGGATCATGCTGTTCTGTTATTCCATGATCATTCGGACCCTGCAACATTGCAAGAATGAGAAGAAGAGCAGGGCAGTCAGGATGATCTTTGCTGTGGTGGTCCTCTTCCTCGGCTTCTGGACGCCGTACAACGTGGTGCTTTTCCTAGAGACCCTGGTGGAGCTTGAGGTCTTTCAGAACTGCACCTTGCAGAGGCGCCTAGACTTCGCTATCCAGGTCACAGAGACCGTGGCCTTCATCCACTGCTGCCTCAACCCCGTCATTTACTTCTTTCTCGGGGAGAAATTCCGAAAGTACATCGCCCATCTCTTCAGAACGTGCCGGGGTCCTCTTGTGCTCTGCCAATACTGTGACTTCCTTCAGATCTACTCAGCCGACACCCCCAGTTCCTCCTACACGCAGTCCACTGTGGATCATGACCTCCGGGACGCTTTGTAG